The genomic interval CTGAGGGTAAGCAGTTCTATATCAATGGCTTCAACAACGGCACCTTTACTGCAGGTACCATCACATTAAACATCCTTGACGGGGCCCAGAACGAAGATGCCCAGGCGATCCAGGACAAACTCTATGCCGCCAATTTGTTTACCATGGTCATCGCGGGTGTTGACAGCATGGACGAGATTAATCCTGCCACCGTGCCCCAGGCTACTTATCAAGGCACCCAAGACGCTAATAATGCACGCGCTTGGTTGGCCAAGATCCCTAATCAGATCACTAACGTGACCTATGACGATGTGGTCAGAGAGGTCCAGCAAAACATTGCTGATCCAGGTGACCCGATCCTTCAGTATAGGTAAGCAATCAGGTCTAGTGGCGGGCGACATGCCCGCCACTACATCTTAATTAAGTATCGCTTTTCTTTCAAAGCTTTAACATATAGGAAAGCATGGGAAGAACCCTGGCCACTAAACAAGAAGCGCCTATGAAACGGAAAAAGCTTCCCATAGGGATACAGACATTTTCCAAGATAAGAGAAGATGATTACTACTATGTAGATAAGACACATTTAATCAAAAAGCTTGTAGAAAGTGGAAATAGCTATTTTTTCCTCTC from Deltaproteobacteria bacterium carries:
- a CDS encoding AAA family ATPase → MKRKKLPIGIQTFSKIREDDYYYVDKTHLIKKLVESGNSYFFLS